The Phocoena sinus isolate mPhoSin1 chromosome 12, mPhoSin1.pri, whole genome shotgun sequence genome includes a window with the following:
- the IL20RA gene encoding interleukin-20 receptor subunit alpha isoform X2, which produces MYNFTRYGQKEWLNKSECRNISRTYCDLSAETSDYERQYYAKAKAIWGTNCSKWAETGRFYPFLETQIGPPEVALTTDEKSISIVLMAPKKWKKNPEESSISLEQIYSNLKYNVSIHNTKSNRTWSQCVTNRTLVFGWLEPDTLYCVLVESFVPGPPRLVQPSEKQCVSTLKDQTSTLKVKTIFCYVLPISVTVFIFSVMCYSMYRYTYVGKEKHPANLILICGNEFDKRVFVPAEKVVINFITFNILEDSKTSHKDISVMGKSNDASDLNEPSKDQEPHQEEVEVKHLGYASHVVDIVYDPEKSTKGTSLSQQEPPSRTMPTDKTVIEYECDVRTSDVSVGPGDQEFNLQEEVSLQGKLSEQQATLADLGPQTLPYSYTPQLRDLDHLPQGHVDTEEGPEAEPSTTLVDWDPRTGRLCIASLSSFERDSERCKHPESEGLEDEGLLSRLYRDRAPDKMLEEHEAYLMQFMEEWGLYVQMED; this is translated from the exons ATATGGGCAAAAGGAATGGCTGAATAAATCCGAATGCAGAAATATCAGTAGGACCTACTGTGATCTCTCTGCTGAAACTTCTGACTACGAACGTCAATATTATGCCAAAGCTAAGGCCATTTGGGGAACGAATTGTTCTAAATGGGCAGAAACTGGACGATTCTATCCTTTTTTAGAAA CACAAATTGGCCCACCAGAGGTTGCTTTGACTACTGATGAGAAATCCATATCTATTGTTCTGATGGCTCCAAAGAAGTGGAAGAAAAACCCAGAAGAAAGCTCTATTTCCCTGGAACAAATATACTCTAATCTGAAGTATAATGTGTCCATACATAATACTAAATCAAATAGAACG TGGTCCCAGTGTGTGACAAACCGAACGCTGGTATTCGGCTGGCTGGAGCCGGACACTCTGTACTGCGTCCTCGTGGAGTCCTTCGTCCCAGGCCCTCCTCGCCTTGTTCAGCCGTCTGAGAAGCAGTGTGTCAGTACTTTGAAAG aTCAAACATCAACACTGAAGGTTAAAACCATCTTCTGCTATGTTTTGCCCATATCCGttactgtgtttattttttctgtgatgTGCTACTCCATGTACAGATATACCTACGTCGGCAAAGAGAAACACCCAGCAAATCTG ATTTTGATTTGTGGAAATGAATTTGACAAAAGAGTCTTTGTACCTGCTGAAAAAGTTGTGATTAACTTTATCACCTTCAATATTTTGGAGGATTCTAAAACTTCTCATAAGGATATAAGTGTAATGGGAAAAAGCAATGATGCATCAGACCTGAATGAGCCCAGCAAGGACCAGGAGCCCCATCAGGAGGAAGTGGAGGTGAAACACCTGGGATATGCTTCACATGTGGTGGACATTGTGTATGACCCTGAGAAAAGCACCAAAGGGACTTCCTTAAGCCAGCAAGAGCCACCCAGCAGGACAATGCCCACAGACAAAACTGTCATCGAATATGAATGTGATGTAAGAACTAGTGACGTTTCTGTGGGGCCTGGAGATCAGGAGTTCAATTTGCAGGAGGAAGTGTCCCTACAAGGAAAGTTATCTGAGCAACAGGCAACTTTAGCAGACTTGGGTCCACAAACACTACCATATTCATATACCCCTCAGCTCAGAGACTTGGACCATCTGCCGCAGGGGCATGTGGACACAGAGGAGGGGCCAGAGGCAGAGCCATCAACCACACTGGTCGACTGGGACCCTCGGACTGGCAGGCTGTGTATAGCTTCATTATCCAGCTTTGAACGTGACTCAGAGAGGTGTAAACATCCTGAGTCTGAGGGACTCGAGGACGAGGGCCTCTTGTCTAGACTCTACCGGGATCGGGCTCCAGACAAGATGCTGGAGGAACACGAAGCCTATCTCATGCAGTTTATGGAGGAATGGGGATTATATGTACAAATGGAAGACTAA
- the IL20RA gene encoding interleukin-20 receptor subunit alpha isoform X1: MKNILQWNPPQGLQGVEVTYSVQYFIRYGQKEWLNKSECRNISRTYCDLSAETSDYERQYYAKAKAIWGTNCSKWAETGRFYPFLETQIGPPEVALTTDEKSISIVLMAPKKWKKNPEESSISLEQIYSNLKYNVSIHNTKSNRTWSQCVTNRTLVFGWLEPDTLYCVLVESFVPGPPRLVQPSEKQCVSTLKDQTSTLKVKTIFCYVLPISVTVFIFSVMCYSMYRYTYVGKEKHPANLILICGNEFDKRVFVPAEKVVINFITFNILEDSKTSHKDISVMGKSNDASDLNEPSKDQEPHQEEVEVKHLGYASHVVDIVYDPEKSTKGTSLSQQEPPSRTMPTDKTVIEYECDVRTSDVSVGPGDQEFNLQEEVSLQGKLSEQQATLADLGPQTLPYSYTPQLRDLDHLPQGHVDTEEGPEAEPSTTLVDWDPRTGRLCIASLSSFERDSERCKHPESEGLEDEGLLSRLYRDRAPDKMLEEHEAYLMQFMEEWGLYVQMED, from the exons CAGATATGGGCAAAAGGAATGGCTGAATAAATCCGAATGCAGAAATATCAGTAGGACCTACTGTGATCTCTCTGCTGAAACTTCTGACTACGAACGTCAATATTATGCCAAAGCTAAGGCCATTTGGGGAACGAATTGTTCTAAATGGGCAGAAACTGGACGATTCTATCCTTTTTTAGAAA CACAAATTGGCCCACCAGAGGTTGCTTTGACTACTGATGAGAAATCCATATCTATTGTTCTGATGGCTCCAAAGAAGTGGAAGAAAAACCCAGAAGAAAGCTCTATTTCCCTGGAACAAATATACTCTAATCTGAAGTATAATGTGTCCATACATAATACTAAATCAAATAGAACG TGGTCCCAGTGTGTGACAAACCGAACGCTGGTATTCGGCTGGCTGGAGCCGGACACTCTGTACTGCGTCCTCGTGGAGTCCTTCGTCCCAGGCCCTCCTCGCCTTGTTCAGCCGTCTGAGAAGCAGTGTGTCAGTACTTTGAAAG aTCAAACATCAACACTGAAGGTTAAAACCATCTTCTGCTATGTTTTGCCCATATCCGttactgtgtttattttttctgtgatgTGCTACTCCATGTACAGATATACCTACGTCGGCAAAGAGAAACACCCAGCAAATCTG ATTTTGATTTGTGGAAATGAATTTGACAAAAGAGTCTTTGTACCTGCTGAAAAAGTTGTGATTAACTTTATCACCTTCAATATTTTGGAGGATTCTAAAACTTCTCATAAGGATATAAGTGTAATGGGAAAAAGCAATGATGCATCAGACCTGAATGAGCCCAGCAAGGACCAGGAGCCCCATCAGGAGGAAGTGGAGGTGAAACACCTGGGATATGCTTCACATGTGGTGGACATTGTGTATGACCCTGAGAAAAGCACCAAAGGGACTTCCTTAAGCCAGCAAGAGCCACCCAGCAGGACAATGCCCACAGACAAAACTGTCATCGAATATGAATGTGATGTAAGAACTAGTGACGTTTCTGTGGGGCCTGGAGATCAGGAGTTCAATTTGCAGGAGGAAGTGTCCCTACAAGGAAAGTTATCTGAGCAACAGGCAACTTTAGCAGACTTGGGTCCACAAACACTACCATATTCATATACCCCTCAGCTCAGAGACTTGGACCATCTGCCGCAGGGGCATGTGGACACAGAGGAGGGGCCAGAGGCAGAGCCATCAACCACACTGGTCGACTGGGACCCTCGGACTGGCAGGCTGTGTATAGCTTCATTATCCAGCTTTGAACGTGACTCAGAGAGGTGTAAACATCCTGAGTCTGAGGGACTCGAGGACGAGGGCCTCTTGTCTAGACTCTACCGGGATCGGGCTCCAGACAAGATGCTGGAGGAACACGAAGCCTATCTCATGCAGTTTATGGAGGAATGGGGATTATATGTACAAATGGAAGACTAA